The Coccidioides posadasii str. Silveira chromosome 2, complete sequence genomic interval GCGCCCCAGAAAACGGGAACCATTAACATTCCAGTGTGATGGATCCGAACGCGAGAACGGGTCTAAGAACAGCGGTACGAAGCCTTTGGAAAATTTGACTTCGATAGTAGGGTCGACATGACTGACTGACTCAGTAATATTCTGAgcaactagttaactaaggTCTCTTGATGCGTAAATTATTACGTACATACTCCCGATGGAGGCTCTTTGCCAAGTTTAACTAATGTGGCATCTGCGGTGGGAGCGTGACAATTTCATGGCGAGATATTCCAGAGTGCAGAGGACAAACCCCAGCATGCGACCAGCTCCACGTTAGGTATGAAGAACCGCCTTTTGATATGAGCCGATGTCAAATCGGAGCTCGACCGAGTTCAGAAGTGCAACAGCATCCTGGCAGTTCCAACAGCAACTGGAATGACGTGCATGATTATTATGGGGCACAATACGGAGAGCCCATCCTGCAGCACCAGGATGGCAGTCCCAATGGGAGAGGATGGAATAAAATTTGACGGACGAAACTGAGAAGATGTGCGAAGAAAAGCCCCCATACCTCCATGCACTTTTTCTGGATTGTCGTTTGGCCTTGGTTTCATGAAAGGCTGCTTCTTCGTAGGGCTCGGAGAAGCAGGATCCCTGGCAGCTTTTGGGCATCAATCCGTGAGCGACGCGGTGTTAAGAAAGATTCAGCTGCACTGATCCATGAAATCACGAGTCTATACATTGTTGGTCAGGAAACTATTAGCATTTTGACTCCTTTGGGTTGGAAAAGACACGGGATGCCAGAGTGACCCAAGACTTTGAAGTTCCGTGATATCTTCATTGTAGGGTTGTCAGGAGTAGTTGGTGTACACGGTCCTTGCTATTTATTGTGGATTTCGAGCTCGGCTCCTAGCTAATTGGACAAATTCCAAGAGCCTGTTCAAGTGACGTTTCATTATTTATTTAAACTTGTAGTGTACATTAAGAACACCACTCAAAAGGACGTGGACCCAAAAGTAAATTCATACAATCTTTTCTGCTCATTTTGCACTACTGACAAAGCTGGCAGCATATAAACCCCGAAAAATTTATTTAGGCCATGTCTGAAAAAAGGATTAGACACACAACATCTACTGTGCCTTTTTTCCACTCTCCCGCGCTGCCTTACGCAGCGCGCGTTGTCGAATGGATTCGTGCATGGACTTGTTAATTCCAAGGACTGTTTTACTCATTGCACCAAGGAAAGAAGTGATGCCCCAGGCCATGAGACCGTGAGTCCAATACGGCACGGATGTATGCGAATACGAAAACAAGCCCCCGCTGCGTCCCAGGTGGTTGAGAGTCGATCGAACAAAGGCCTTGGGGTTTGGGATTGTCATGGAAGCCTTGCGGACCTTGGACATTGCAGACGTGACGAGGTAGCTGACGACGAGCTGCACGTGAATGTTGTATGGCTCCAACTCGGAAGCTAGTGCAGTAGACCAGTGCTGCAAGAAAGCTTTGCTGCCGGAGTATGTGGCGAGCAGAGGAGTAGGTAAGAGACCGCCGAATGAGCCCATCGTAAGGATCAACCCGCGTTTCCGCTGCATCATCCCGGGTGCAACGAGCTGTGTGACGCGGAGTGTGCCGAGACAGTTGATGGCGATGATATCTTTCAT includes:
- a CDS encoding uncharacterized protein (BUSCO:343603at4751~EggNog:ENOG410PFH9~COG:I~TransMembrane:5 (o20-42i204-224o244-263i275-293o305-325i)~BUSCO:10733at33183), translated to MSHISFKGCSFLSHLDSFQFDISSCQTIAASLVFATGGLFLLSRGLSFLRALFSIFILPGKSLSSFGPKGSWALVTGASDGIGKEYALQIARKGYNIILVSRSASKLSAVASEITSANPNILTKTVSMDFSENNDEDYEKLTDIIKDLEISILINNVGLSHSIPVPFVQTPEKEMKDIIAINCLGTLRVTQLVAPGMMQRKRGLILTMGSFGGLLPTPLLATYSGSKAFLQHWSTALASELEPYNIHVQLVVSYLVTSAMSKVRKASMTIPNPKAFVRSTLNHLGRSGGLFSYSHTSVPYWTHGLMAWGITSFLGAMSKTVLGINKSMHESIRQRALRKAARESGKKAQ